In Streptomyces sp. HUAS ZL42, the DNA window GTCGGCGGAACAGGGCGGTGTTCGAGGCGAGCTTCTCGCGCAGATCCCCCGCCGACTCCAGGAGGTCGAGCACCTTCAGGGAGGCCGCGGCGATCACCGGGGCGAGGGTGTTGGAGAAGAGGTACGGGCGAGAGCGCTGGCGCAGCAGGGCGACGATCTCCGCGCGGGCCGCCACGTAACCGCCGGAGGCACCGCCGAGCGCCTTGCCGAGGGTGCCGGTGACGATGTCGACGCGATCCATGACGCCGTGCAGTTCGGGCGTGCCCCGGCCGCCGGGACCGACGAAGCCGACGGCGTGCGAGTCGTCGACCATGACCATGGCGTCGTGGCGGTCGGCGAGGTCGCAGATCTCGCGGAGGGGGGCCACATAGCCGTCCATCGAGAACACGCCGTCGGTGACGACCAGTTTGCGTCGGGCGCCCTGGGCCTCCTTCAACTGCCGCTCCAGATCCGCGAGATCACGGTTGGCGTACCGGAAGCGGCGGGCCTTCGACAGCCGGATGCCGTCGATGATCGACGCATGGTTCAGCGCGTCGGAGATCACCGCGTCCTGCTCGCCGAGCAGCGTCTCGAAGACGCCCCCGTTGGCGTCGAAGCAGGAGGAGTACAGGATCGTGTCCTCCTGCCCCAGGAAGGCGGACAGTCGCGCCTCCAGCTCCTTGTGCACCTCCTGCGTACCGCAGATGAAACGCACGGACGCCATGCCGTAGCCCCAGCGGTCCAGCGCCTCGTGAGCCGCGGCGATCACCTCGGGGTGGTCGGCGAGACCGAGGTAGTTGTTGGCGCAGAAGTTGAGCACCTCACCGGGGCGGCCGCCCGCGGTGACGTGCACGGTCGCGGACTGCGGGGTGCCGATGACCCGTTCGGGCTTGTGCAGGCCGGCGGCGCGGATCTCGTCGAGGGTGGTGCGGAGGTCGTCGCGCACGGAGTCGAACATCATCAGTCCTTAGAGAGTCCAGTCGAGGATGACTTTGCCGCCTCGGCCGCTCGCCGCGTCGGCGAACGCCGTCTCGAAGTCGCGGTAGCCGTACCGGCCGGTGATCACGGGCGCGAGGTCCAGGCCGCCCTCGAGGAGCACCGACATCGCGTACCAGGTCTCGAACATCTCCCGGCCGTAGATGCCCTTGATGGTGATCATCGAGGTGACGATCCGGGCCCAGTCGACCGGGAACTCCTGGGCCGGGAGGCCGAGCATCGCGATCCGGCCGCCGTGCGTCATGTTGGCGATCATGTCGCGCATCGCCTCGGCGCGGCCGGACATCTCCAGGCCGATGTCGAAGCCCTCGCGAAGTCCCAACTCCCGCTGTCCGTCCGCGATCGAGGAGCCGGAGACATTGAGTGCCAGGCTCACACCGATCTTCCGGGCCAGCTCCAGCCGCTCCTCGCTCACGTCCGTGACGACGACGTTGCGGGCACCCGCGTGCCGGGCGACCGCGGCGGCCATCAGGCCGATCGGTCCGGCACCCGTGATCAGCACGTCCTCGCCCACCAGCGGGAACGACAGCGCGGTGTGCACGGCGTTGCCGAACGGGTCGAAGATCGCCGCCACGTCGAGGTCCACGGGAACCCGGTGCACCCAGACATTCGACGCGGGCAGCGCCACGTACTCGGCGAACGCGCCGTCGCGGCCCACCCCGAGCCCCACCGTGGCGCGGCAGAGGTGCCGTCGTCCGGCCAGACAGTTGCGGCACTTGCCGCACACCAGGTGGCCCTCGCCGCTCACCCGGTCGCCCGCCTTTATGTCGGTGACGTCCCGTCCGGTCTCCACGACCTCGCCGACGAACTCGTGCCCGAGCACGAGCGGGGTGCGGATCGTCTGCCGCGCCCAGCCGTCCCAGGACCGGATGTGCAGGTCGGTGCCGCAGATGCCGGTGCGCAGCACCTTGATCAGTACGTCCCCGGGTCCGACGGCGGGCTCCGGAACGTCCGCGAGCCACAGCCCCGGCTCCGCCTTCTCCTTGACCAGCGCCTTCACGCTACGGCTCCTGTGGGTGAGGGCCCCGGGTCCGGGCATGCCGAAGGAGCCCGCGTCCGGGGAGAGGGGTGGAATCACCCAGCAATCTGCCGTACGGCGCCGCTGCGGTCCATCGAGGTTTTCTTAAACGGCGCCGCAGCTTTCCTTCACGCATGCCGTGCTGCGGATCGGCTTCCCGCACCACATGGTCGTAGTACGCCACACCGCGCTCGATCGGCAGCGAGAATCGACGCAGGATGCCCGCCCCGCACTCGGCCGACTGACGTGGAGCCGCTCATGAACACCGCCCGGGATCTCGCGATCGTCGCCGTGGACGTGGCGCCCGACCGCCTGGTGGAACAGGGCGATCTGTCGCTCGCGCTCGCGGGAGCCGAGGTGCTCGACCTCCTCGACACCCTGGCGTTGTCCCTGGACGGCGACCGCATCGTGCCCGGCGCGCAGTCGGTGACGGGCGACCGCCTCCTGGACGAGGCCGCCTCGTCTCTCGTACGACAGGAGCCGTACGAGTCGGTCGAGGACTGGTTGTGGCGCAGGGGGCGCGGGCTGTCGTCGGCCTACGTCGGTGACATGGAGCGGGAAGGGCTGACGACCCGGCCGCGCGGCCGCCGGATCCCACTGCGGACCGGACGGGCGGTGCTGGTCGACTCGCCGGACCGCCGCCGTGCCGACGAGCGCCGGGCATCCGGTGAACCCGTCCTCACCGCCCTGGCTGCCGCCGCCGGGATCCAGGACGTGGCCGCCGAGAACCTCACCGACGTCGGCGACGAGGTCGTGACGACCGTGCTGGCCGCCGTCGGCGACGCGGTGACGGAACTCCGGGCCGTCCGGGAGCGGCGGGCGATCGAGGATGCCGCGTTCGACAACGTCTGGCGAGGCTTCTGACGCCCGGCGGCCCGGGCGGAGGTACCCGTCACAGCGGCAGCCCGTCCTGCGCGCTCCGCTCGAGCCTCACCACGAGATCGCCGGCCGACGACTTGATCGCCTCCAGGCCCGCCTTCCCCCAGGGCCGGGGCGCGAGGTCGGCCACGCACACCGTGCCCAGCACCATCCCGGTGCTGTCGATGAGCGGGGCGCCCAGATAGGAGTGGACGCCGTACTCGTCGACGATCGGGTTGCCCGCGAACCGCGGATAGTCGCGGACGTCCTCCAGGACCAGCGCCTTGCGCCGGACGACGACATGGGGGCAGTACCCGTGGTCGCGCGGGAGGGTGCGGCCCGGTCGCGGCTTGACGCCGGGCGCGGGCGGAGGCGCGTCCGGGACATGCAGTCCGGCGAAGAACTGCCGCTCCTCGTCGAGGAAGTTGACCATGGCGTACGGCGCCCCGACGAGCTCCGCGAGGCGGGCCGCGAAGGCGTCGAGGGCGGGGTCCGGGTGCTCCCCCAGGCCCATCCGGCGCAGCCGCCACGTGCGGGCGGGGGCCTCCTTGTCCTCGGGGGTGAGCAGCAGACGACCGGCCGGGCGCGGCGCGTCGTAGCTCATGGGCGGGCTCCGTCGCGGTGGACGTGTGGCATGTACGGGCTCCGTGGCTGGGGTGCGGGTGTCACATGTGGGCGCCGTGGCTCGGCGCGGGTGAGGCCGGCGTGTGGGCGATGAGGTGCCGTACGAGGGTGAGCAGGGTCTGCACGCCGGAGACGGAGATGCGGGCGTCGCAGCGGACGACGGGGATCCGGGGGTCGAGGTCGATGGCGGCGCGCACCTCCTCGGGGTCGTATCGGTGCGCTCCGTCGAACTCGTTGATGGCGACGATGAAGCCGACTCCGCGTTCCTCGAAGAAGTCGACGGCCGCGAAGCACTGCTCCAGGCGCCGGGTGTCGGCGAGGATGACCGCGCCGAGCGCGCCCTCGGACAGCTCGTCCCACATGAACCAGAACCGCTCCTGGCCGGGTGTGCCGAACAGGTACAGCACGTGTTCCGCGTCGAGCGTGATGCGGCCGAAGTCCATGGCCACGGTCGTCTCGACCTTGTTCTCGATCCCGTCGAGGTTGTCGGTCGCGGCGCTGACCGTGGTCAGGAGCTCCTCCGTGCTGAGCGGCGCGATCTCGCTCACGGCGCCGACGAAGGTCGTCTTGCCGACGCCGAAGCCGCCCGCCACCAGGATCTTGAGCGCGGTGGGGAAGGGGTCGGAGCTGTCCTCGTACTCACAGCTGTCGTCGTAGTCCATCGAGCACTGCCTCCAGAAGAGACCGGTCGGTCGGGTTGTGTTGGAAGGCCGGGGGCTTGGTGGCCAGGGCCCCGCAGTCGACCAGGTCCGACAGCAGCACCTTGGTGACCGCCGCCGGCAGCTTCAGATGGGCGGCGACCTCGGCGACGGGAACCGGCGCGCGGCACAGGTCGAGGGCCTGCGCGTGCTCGGGGCCGAGGTAGCCGAGGGGGGTGGCCCCGGTGGCCATCACCTGCGACATCAGGTCGAGCGCGATGGTGGGTCTGGTGCGGCCGTTGCTGACGGTGAACGGCCGCACCAGCCGTCCGGCCGCGTCGTCGAGCCAGGGCCCGTCGCCGGCCGCCGCCACGCTCAAGGCCTCGTCACCGTGGGTTCGCCTGTGTGCTGGCGGGGCGCGGTCACCAGGTAGGGGCGGACGCTCTTGACCAGCATCGCCATCTCGTAGCCGAGGACGGCGGCGTCGGCCTCGCGCCCCGCGAGCACGGCGAGACAGGTACCGGCGCCGGCGGTGGTCACGAACAGCAGGGTCGAGTCGAGTTCGACGACGACCTGGCGTACGTCCCCGCCGTCGCCGAAGCGGACGCCGGCGCTGCGGCCCAGGGAGTACAGGCCGGAGGCGAGGGCGGCCATGTGGTCCGCGCTGTCGGGGTCGAGGCCGTGGACGGACTTCACGAGCCCGTCGCAGGAGAGGAGCACGGCACTGGTGGTGTGCGGTACGCGCTGCACGAGGCCGCTCATCAGCCAGTCGAGATCGGATACATGGCCGGTCGGCGCGTCGCTCGCCATGGTGGATGGACTCCTTGGGGTACGAGGGTCTGCGGGAGCGGTGGGGGTGGGGGCAGGGGTGGGAAGGGTGACGCTCATCCGGCCGGTGCGCTCCCGTCGTGCCGGGCGGTGTGGTGGTCGGGGGCGGTCAGGCCGTCCCGCAGGGCGTGCAGGGACGACCGCGTGGTCAGGGCGGTCAGGTCGGTGGGGGTGTCCGCTGCCTCCATGCTCTGCTGGGCCTCGGCGAGGCCGACGCCGCGCTGGAAGGCCGCCATCAGCCCGGGATCGTGGCCGACGAGCTGCTGCTCGTTGTCCTGGCGTGGCGGCGGACCGCCGCGCAGCTGGGGTGCGATGTGTTCCTGGGCCCGGCGACGGGGCAGTTGGGGTTTGCCCATGGTGCCGCGGACCGCGCCGGAGCGCGGGGTGGGCGGTGTGTCGGCGCGGTCGGCGAGGAGGTGCCGCTCGCCGGGCCGGATGCCGGGCACGGCCTCCGCCGGGTTGGGCCGCTCCTGGTGGGCACCGCGGACGGGCAGAGGGGCGGGTGCGGTGCCGTCCGCGACGGGCGGGACGCCCCGGCCGGACGACGGAGCGGGGGCCCCGCCCACGGTCGGCCCGCTGCCGTCGGGTGCCGCGGCGGTGCCTCGGGGGGCCTGCGGTTGCCGGTCCGGCGCGAGAGGGGCCGTGGTCGCCGATGCGCTCCGCCGTCCTTCGGCATCGTGTCCGGGCCCGGCCTGGCCGTGCAGCCGCTGACGCGGGACGGCGGAACGGCCGCCGTTGTCGGAGCCGGACGGCGGGGGCACGGCGGTGGAATCGCCCCGTGGCGGTGCTACGACCGTGGAGGCGTTCGTCGGCTGCGGAACAACCGTTGGCTGCGGCACCACCGTGGAGGATCCCGGCACCTGTCCCAGGGCCCCGCCGGCACCCGGCGCCGTACCCAGCAACCCCTGCGGCACGACGAGCACGGCCTGCACACCGCCGTAGATGTTGGTCTGCAGGCGGACCCGGATGCCGTGCCGCCGGGCGAGCTGCGAGACGACGAACAGGCCGATGCGGCCGTCCGCGAGGAGCCGGGCGACGTTGACCTGGTCCGGGTCGGCGAGCAGCGCGTTCATCCGGCTCTGTTCCTCGACGGGCATGCCGAGGCCGCGGTCCTCGACCTCGACGGCGAGCCCGGACGTGACCAGGTTGGCGCGCAGCAGCACCTGGGTGTGCGGAGCGGAGAACACCGTGGCGTTCTCGACGAGTTCGGCGAGCAGGTGGATGACGTCGGCGACGGCGTGGCCGCGCAGCTCGCCGTCGATCGGCGGGACGAGCTTGACCCGCGAGTACTGCTCGACCTCGGCGATGGCGGAGCGCAGTACCTCGGTCATGGGGACCGGGTTGCTCCACTGCCGGCGCGAGACGGCGCCGCCGAGCACGGCGAGGTTCTCGGCGTGGCGCCGGATGCGGGTGGCGAGATGGTCGACGTGGAAGAGGCCCTTGAGCAGGTCGGGGTCCTCGATCTCGTTCTCGAGCTCGTCGAGGATGGAGATCTCGCGGTGCACGAGTGACTGAAGCCGGCGGGCGAGGTTGACGAAGACCTCGAGCTTCTGTTCGCTGCCGGTCTGGCTGGAGAGCTGGGCCGCCTGCACGACGGCGGTGACGGCGCCGTCGTGCGCGCGGGCGAGTTCGGAGGTGAGCAGTTCGAAGTCGTCGGCGTCCTCGGGCGGGCCGCCGCGCGGCTTGCGCTGGGGCGGGGCCTCTCCGCGGCGCAGCGCCTCGAGCAGGGCGCGCAGTTCGTCCTGACCCTGTGCGGTGGTGCGGCGCAGGGCGCCGACCCGGTCGCTCACGGACCTGGCGGCCCGGTCGGCGGCGACGGACGCGATCAGGATGCCGACGCCGGTCACCGCGACCGCGCCGGCCAGCACGCCCCACAGGGTCAGGCTGGGGCGGGCTCCGGTGGAGCGGACGGTGAACAGGACGGCCGCGCAGGCGCTGAGGGCGACCGCGATGGGCGGGAGCACGGCGAGGCGCAGGAGCTGGGGCCGTATGTGTGTCTCGGGCAGCGCGGGGGCGGGGCGGGCGACCGGCCGCCCGTGCCGCCCGCCCTCGCGGCGTTCTGCGCGTGCGGCCGGTGCGCGGAGGTGAGACATCGGTGTCCTCGTACTGGTGCTGGTCCGTGGATCCTGTTTGCTCGCGCGTGGTGCGCGATCCGGGCATGCGCCATCGCGGGGTCGGTCGAGAGAGCCGACAAAAACGGCCCCGCATCGCCCGGCCACTCACAGTAGTCACCAACGCATCATGTGCGGTGGGCAGTTGACAAAGTCCCCCGGGGAGCTTCCCGCTCTGGTATGAGGCCTCGTACGACAGACCGATAATCCTGCGCCGACCTCCTTCATAAGTGCAAAGGATCGGTCGGAGACGGGCGGGAACGACCAGAAACGGTCACTGTCGGTGACGTCGCCTCGGAGTGGCCCGCCGCGCCGGACGGCCGAGGGGAGCCGTGTCCGGAGCTAGCCTGACGAAGGGGACATGACCGCCGGAAGGAGTCGTCATGGACCGACGACATGATCAGGTTCTCGTCGTCACCCCTGAGGGCAGAAGGCCGGGTCCCCCGACATCGGGGATGGACCGGCAGGAGGCCTTCGCCACCGAGGGAACCTGGTCGGGATACGTCCGCACCGAGGCCGGGATGGTCTCCGGCTGGCATCACCACGGAGAGTGCGAGTCGGTGATCTACGTCCTCAGCGGAGCGCTGAGGATGGAGTTCGGGCCGGACGGCTCGAACACGGTGGAAGCCCGTCCCGGCGACTTCCTCTACGTGCCGAAGGGCGCCGTGCACCGCGAGAGCAACCCCTCGGCGGAGCCTGCCGACATCATCGTGGTGAGGGCGGGGACCGGGCAGTCGACGTTCAATGTCGACGGGCCGGCACCGGCCTGAGGCCGCTCGGGAAGAGTCAGCGAGAGCGCAGGGCGGCGAGATCCGCACCCGGCAGGTGGATCCACCCCTCCTGCCGGGCGGCCGCGCGCTCGTCCGGCGATTGCGGCCACCGGGTGTCCCCGACCAGGACGGCGCGGGCGACCAGGGCGCAGACCAGGGCATCGAGACGGTCATGGCTGTCGATGCACTCCGCGCGCACCGGCTCGGCAAGGGTCAGCCCCAGTCCCGCCTCGAGCGAGCGGACGATGTCCTCCCGTACAGCTGTGAAGCTCTTGTAACTGCGGGCGAAGCGGATCCCCCAGCGGCGTAGCGCGGCGGCGGGATACACCTCGGCGACCGGGCCGGACCCGTCACGCGGCACGGGAGTCCCCCTCGCCCCGAGGGCGTCCAGGAGACGAGCCGCTCGCAGCGCCACGACGCCCAGGAGATCCGTGGAGACGGACAGCGGGGGCCGCAGCGAGGTCGCTTTCCACGTGAGGTCGTCGGTCAGCCGGAACCGCAACGCGTCCAGTCCGGGCCTGCCGTCCGCACGCTCCTGGAACCGGACGCGAGGCGGCAGCCGCACGCCCTGGTGGTGGGCCACGACCGTGGCCACGAAGTTCGAAGGCCAGCCGAGGGGGCAGTCGAGGCCCGTCTTGTCGGCCTCCCGGACCAGCGCCAGCAGCCCCTCGTCCCCTTCCGGCACGACGAACTCCGCCGCGAAGCCGCCCTCGTCCTCCCAGACCACCCGGCACACCGCGGTACGCCGAGCGCTCGCGGCCAGGTCGACCCCGACCGTCACCGCCTGCCGTCGTCGCACGGCGGAATCGGCCGCTCCGGCGAGATCGTCCCCGGCCTCACCGCTCGCCGGCAAGGTCGACATCACCCCGGGCGCCCTCTGCCAGTGGGGTGTGGGAACCGTCCAGGGGGTGGCGCCAGACATGGGCAAGAGGCACGGAGAAGGCTCGCCACCAGGAGTCGGCAGGAACGACGCCACCGGGCTCGAAGGGCTCCCCGGGCCGGGGGAACGCAGCCACGTGTCCCGCCCGCTCCGCGGCGTCCTTGGTCCACTCTCCCGGCTCCGCCCACGGATGCGGCGCCAGGTTGAAGGTCCCCCAGTGGATCGGCAGCATGATGCCGGCCGCCGCGTCGCCGCCCTGCAGGTCGACATGGGCCCGCACGCCCTCGTCCGGAGTCATGTGGATGTCCGGCCAGAACTCGGAGTAGGCACCGATCTGGATCATCGTGGCGTCGAACGGACCGTGGTCCGCGCCTATGTCCTTGAAGCCCTCGAAGTAGCCGGTGTCGCCGCTGTGGTAGATACGGTGCTCCTCGCCCGCCACCACCCAGGAGGCCCAGAGGGTGTGCTGGGTGTTGCGCAGGCCGCGACCGCAGAAGTGGCGGGCCGGGGTGGCGGTCAGGGTGAGGCCGCCGACCTGCGTCGACTCGTGCCAGTCCAGCTCGCGCAGCCGGGTCTCGGACACGCCCCAGTGCTCGAGGTGGGCGCCGACACCCAGGGGAACGGCGAACAGGGTGTCCGTACCGGCCAGCGCCTTGATGGTGGGCATGTCGAGGTGGTCGTAGTGGTCGTGCGAGATGACGACGACGTCGACCGGGCCGAGCGCGGCCAGCGGCAGGGGCGCCGGGTGCAGCCGCCTGGGCCCCACGAAGGGGAACGGGGAGCAGCGCTCGCCCCATACGGGGTCGAACAGGACCCGCCGGCCGTCGATCTCGGCGAGCACGGCGGCGTGTCCCATCCAGGTCAGCCGCAGTCCCGTGGCCGGCGGCCTGGCGAGGTCGGCGAGGGTGGTGGGGTGCACCGGAATCGTGCCGTTCGGGGCGCGCCGGGACTTCGCCTCCTTGTCGAAGTAGATCTTCGCGAAGTCCAGCATGGAGCCCGCGGGCCGGATCCGGGAGGGACCGCCCGGATTCTGGAAGACCCCGTCCTTGAAGTGGGGTGATCTGCGGATGCGCGCCATGCGCTCACCGCTCGGGTCCGCACCGAAGGCCGCGGGCTGCAGCGCGCGGAGCCCGGAGCTCGGGGAACGGAAACCGGTCACGGTACCTCCAGGTGGAGTCGGGTCCCTCCATTATGGTCGGCCCCTCCGACAACCACGTTGACAGACCCCCGCCGCGATTCCGATACTGACCGACCATTCAGTAATCACGCTCCTGAGGAGTCCTCCGTGTCCCCGCCTCTGCTGTCGCTCACCTGGAACGACCACGTCACCGGCCGCCAGGGCTTCCTGGTCGTCGACCACCTAGTACGCGGTGTCTCCAGCGGCGGTCTGCGGATGCGGGAGGGCTGCACGCTGGACGAGGTCGCCGGACTCGCGCGCGGCATGACCATGAAGGAGGCGCTGCACTACAACCCCGAGGGCCGTTACATCCCTCTGGGCGGTGCCAAGGGCGGCATCGACTGCGATCCCCGGGACCCGGCGGCGTACGGAGTCCTTGTGCGCTACCTGCGTGCCATGCGGCCGTACGTCGAGAGCCTGTGGACCACCGGCGAGGACCTGGGCCTCACCCAGGACCTCGTCGACCGGGCCGCCGCCGAGGCGGGGCTCGTCTCGTCGATCCAGGCGGTGTATCCGCTGCTCGACGACGAGGCCGCGGCGCGGAAGCGGCTGGCGGACGCCTTCGCCGTGGAGGTGGACGGCATCGGGCTCGACGAGCTGGTCGGCGGCTGCGGGGTCGCCGAGTCGGTGCTCACGGCACTCGACCGGGCCGGGGTTCCGCACACGGGGACGCGGGTCGCCGTACAGGGTCTGGGCACCATGGGCGGGGCCACGGCGCGTTTCCTCACGCGCGCGGGACTGACCGTCGTGGCAGTCGCCGACATCAAGGGCACGATCTCCGACCCGGAGGGTCTCGACGTCGAGGCGCTGCTGTCCGCTCGCGATGCGTACGGCACCGTGGACCGCGCCGCGCTTCGCCCCGGCGACCGTGAACTGCCCGGGGACGCCTGGCTGTCCGCCGACGCGGAGGTGCTGGTGCCCGCGGCGGTGTCGTACGCGATCGACACCTCCAACCAGGAGCGGATCACCGCCCGCTGGATCGTCGAGGCGGCCAACATGCCCGTACTCCCTGAGGCGGAGGCGCTGCTCGCCATGCGCGGGGTGACCGTACTGCCGGACGTCGTCGTCAACTCCGGGACGAACGCCTGGTGGTGGTGGACCCTGTTCGGCGACATCGCAGCGGACGCGGAGGAGGCGTTCGCGTACACGCGTGGCTCCATGCGTGCCCTGGTGGACCGGATACTGTCCCGCGCGCAGGCCGACGGAACGACCCCGCGCACCGCGGCCCACGCCATCGCCGCGGACCGGCTGCCGGTGATCGCGGAGCGGTTCGGCCGGTACCGCTGACGGCAGGAAGCACCTGGCCCCGACCGCAGCCGCCCTGCCGCCCGCAGGCCGAGGGGGCGCCGGTTGCCTGGCGTGCGACCGGCCGCGAGCATCCTTCTCTCCCGCAGCAACCCTCCCCCCGAGCACACGAACCGCCCCACCCACCGGCCGAAGGAGCCGCCCTCAGCCCGTGCCCCGCAACCGATTAGGGTGACCGCGTGGCGAGAGTGCGGTTGAGCGTGGCGGAGCGGCGTGAGGAGATGCTGCGGGCCGCCGTCGAGCAGATCGAGGCGCGGGGCGTGGCGGCGGTCAGGATCGCCGACGTGGCCTCGGCGCTCGGCGTGAGCAACGCGCTCGTGCTCTATCACTTCTCCACCAAGGAGAAGCTGGTCGCCGCCGCGTTCACCCACGCGGCGGAGGAGGACCTCGAGCAGTTGCGCAAGCTGCTGGGCCGCCGGACGTCGGCGCTGCGGCGACTGCGGGCGGCGGTGCGCTGGTACGCGCCCACGGGGCAGGCCAAGGGCTGGCGGCTGTGGATCGAGGGCTGGGCCGTGGCCCTGCGCGAGCCCGCCCTGCGGGAGGTCACCCGCGACCTCGACAAGCAGTGGAAGACGGCGATCGCCGAGGTCCTCGCGGAGGGCGTGGCCGCGGGCGAGTTCCGCTGCCCGGACCCCTCCGGTACGGCCCTGCGCCTGACGGCCCTGCTCGACGGACTCGCCGTGCAGCTGACGTCGTACGCCGGTGCGGTGTCCCGGGCGCGGGCACAGGAGTGGGTGGACGATGCGCTGGCCCGGGAACTGGGGCTGGAGCGGGAGGCGTTGACCGCGCAGGAAGGGTGAGCGCGGCCAACGCCCCTGCCCTCAGGCCACCGAAGCGATCCGCGTCTTGATGTCGTCCGGCGACAGCGCCCCCTTGGCCGTCACATGGTCACCCGAGGACTCCCCGCGCAACCGCCGCCCGATCCACGGCACCAGGTACTCGCGCGCCCAGTGGACGTCGTCCCGCCGGACCTCGAGGGTGCCGCGCGGCGGGAGCGGCGGCCAGGGCTGGTCCGGGTCGGCCGGGACCTCCAAACCGAGGGCCTGGCCCGCACGAAGCGCCACGCGTGTGTGCCCCTCGGGCGAGAGGTGCAGCCGGTCGTCGTCCCAGGCCCGCCGGTCCTGGACGGACTTCAGGGACCACAGGTCGAGCACCGGGCAGCCGTAGCGGTCGGCGACGGCCCGGACATGGCCGTTGTACGTGGCGATCTTGCCGCGCAGGTGTTTG includes these proteins:
- a CDS encoding MBL fold metallo-hydrolase — its product is MTGFRSPSSGLRALQPAAFGADPSGERMARIRRSPHFKDGVFQNPGGPSRIRPAGSMLDFAKIYFDKEAKSRRAPNGTIPVHPTTLADLARPPATGLRLTWMGHAAVLAEIDGRRVLFDPVWGERCSPFPFVGPRRLHPAPLPLAALGPVDVVVISHDHYDHLDMPTIKALAGTDTLFAVPLGVGAHLEHWGVSETRLRELDWHESTQVGGLTLTATPARHFCGRGLRNTQHTLWASWVVAGEEHRIYHSGDTGYFEGFKDIGADHGPFDATMIQIGAYSEFWPDIHMTPDEGVRAHVDLQGGDAAAGIMLPIHWGTFNLAPHPWAEPGEWTKDAAERAGHVAAFPRPGEPFEPGGVVPADSWWRAFSVPLAHVWRHPLDGSHTPLAEGARGDVDLAGER
- a CDS encoding Glu/Leu/Phe/Val dehydrogenase dimerization domain-containing protein; the protein is MSPPLLSLTWNDHVTGRQGFLVVDHLVRGVSSGGLRMREGCTLDEVAGLARGMTMKEALHYNPEGRYIPLGGAKGGIDCDPRDPAAYGVLVRYLRAMRPYVESLWTTGEDLGLTQDLVDRAAAEAGLVSSIQAVYPLLDDEAAARKRLADAFAVEVDGIGLDELVGGCGVAESVLTALDRAGVPHTGTRVAVQGLGTMGGATARFLTRAGLTVVAVADIKGTISDPEGLDVEALLSARDAYGTVDRAALRPGDRELPGDAWLSADAEVLVPAAVSYAIDTSNQERITARWIVEAANMPVLPEAEALLAMRGVTVLPDVVVNSGTNAWWWWTLFGDIAADAEEAFAYTRGSMRALVDRILSRAQADGTTPRTAAHAIAADRLPVIAERFGRYR
- a CDS encoding TetR/AcrR family transcriptional regulator, which translates into the protein MLRAAVEQIEARGVAAVRIADVASALGVSNALVLYHFSTKEKLVAAAFTHAAEEDLEQLRKLLGRRTSALRRLRAAVRWYAPTGQAKGWRLWIEGWAVALREPALREVTRDLDKQWKTAIAEVLAEGVAAGEFRCPDPSGTALRLTALLDGLAVQLTSYAGAVSRARAQEWVDDALARELGLEREALTAQEG
- a CDS encoding SGNH/GDSL hydrolase family protein; translation: MIGSYVAVGDSFTEGVGDPGPDGAFVGWADRFAVLLADRRPEGDFKYTNLAVRGKLLDQIVADQVPQAVALAPDLVSFCAGGNDIIRPGTDPDDVAERFERAVAALTAVAGTVIVTTGFDTRGVPLLKHLRGKIATYNGHVRAVADRYGCPVLDLWSLKSVQDRRAWDDDRLHLSPEGHTRVALRAGQALGLEVPADPDQPWPPLPPRGTLEVRRDDVHWAREYLVPWIGRRLRGESSGDHVTAKGALSPDDIKTRIASVA